Within the Salinimonas marina genome, the region CGGGCGCGCCCACTGTTTTTTCGATCGATCATAATATTGCCGGACAACCAGTAAATCTGACCAAAAATGGGGATCCATTTCAGACTTTTTTTACCTACTGTGACCACGCCGGGCAGGGCGGCTTTGCAAATTGTAATGATATCGTAGGTATTCTGGTGATTCGCCACATACACATACGCCTGATTCAAATCGATAGCGGGGGAAGGCCGTACCACTACTTTCAGCCCCAGAATCGGTGCCAGCATGGCATAGGCGCTACCGGCAAAGTGCACATTGTTACGATGAAACGGGCGGCATATACACACCACAAACACGACCAGATTTATCAGAATAAAACTAATCAGTAAAACAGGAAGGCGAATTAAGGCGAGCACTAAGGATCCTTTTGCTAAATTTCGGGGCAGTATAAAATAATGTGGCAGCTGCACATGTCCGATCAGTGTGGTTATCAGTTTTTTACTCTAAAGAATTAAAGAAGCGGTATGAAATTACCGATAGGCTTATAAGACTTTATCCGGTGTCCATACACTTTTACTTTAAAGCGGTACCCAACCATGCAGACATTCGTGCCTGAAGAACTAGAAGATGACATCCTCACTGATTTGATGGAAGAGATCAATGAGCTGTACGAGGCCAGTGAACAAACCCTCATTAAACTGGAACTCAGACCGGCGGACAATGAATTACAGCGTTCATTATTTCGTTCTATACATACCATAAAAGGGGATTTAGGCCTGGTTAACTTCGGGCCGATGATCCCGTTGTTACAACATGTTGAAGACTTACTGGATTATTTGCGCAAAGGTGAAGTGAATTACACCAGCACCATGAGCGATTTGGTGCTGCTGACCATGGATAGGGTCAAACACTTTGTACAGGAGGTCATGAGTAAAGGCATCGCCAGTTACGATGATAGCCTGCATACTAAGCTAGTAACTGCTATATCCAGGGTGCTGCCATCCAACCAGCATGAGCACGACCAGCTGCTAACCGACGCTGTGTTGTTGCTTAATCCGGAGTCAGGCAATGCTTCGGCGCACAAACATAGCCTTTCAGGTGCACCCGATGCGCCGCCGGCGACGCTGGCCAACACCGGCATTCCTAAAGGGTTAAGCGCTGAACAACATATGGACATGCTGTTTTTTCGTGAAATGATGAAAACCATTGAGCACCGGTCTAACTACTGGGGCGGGCGCGGCGATCGTATTGCCAAGCTGGCGTTATATATCAATCATCTGGCCGGCAAACCCATCAACGATGATCAACTGGCCGTTGCCTGTTATGTGCATGACTTTGGCATGGCATTTATGCCGCTGCATATTCTCAATAAAACCGAGTCCTATACCGACAACGAGTTTAATCTGATGCGTTCGCATGTGTATAAAAGCGCGCGGTTGCTGGAACATCTTGATCAGTGGGATCATGCCCGCAAAATTGTAATGCAGCACCATGAACGTCCCGATGGCAGTGGTTATCCGCTGGGCATCAAAGAGCATGACATTTGTGCCGGCGCTAGGTTGCTGGCTATTTTAGATACCTACGATGCGCTGACCCAACCACGTGCCCACAATAAAACAGCGCCGATGAGCAAAAAAGAAGCGGTCATTCATATGAACCGCAATGCCAAAGGGCAGTTTAGCGCCGAGTGGATGCGCCATTTTAATCATGGCATGACCATCTTGCTAACCAAGCAGGCCAGTTAGTCAGCGCTTGTCGCCAATAACCTCCGGGCTTGGGCAATAATGTCGCTGGTAACACAATGTCGCGCTGATTTTGTCGGGTCAGCGCAAAAAATTGCTCGTTCAGTTCGCTGACCTGGCCAATACACGCTCCCTGATAATGCTGCTCCACATGAGCGGCAATACAGGACGGGGCACAAAATACCCCGAAGCCTTGTGAGCCAAACAGTTTTAACAGCGCACTGTCATCAAATTCGGCCACGGGAATAGGCGCCAGCTGTTCCCTTTCAAGCCAGCTGGCAACGCCGGTAGCTACGCTTAAACCTCATGCAAGCAGAGTCCTGAAGTAGCTTGTATACCAATCACCCCTGGCCAGTCTCGGCCAGGCGCTCTAGCATCGGTAGTCTTGGAAAGAGTGGCAAGCAGCGCGACCAGCTTACCGCAAATGCATGGATTGATTGAAACCCCGGGGCTGGATAAAGGCAGACAGAAGCTATGTTTTGAAATTAAGCAGACAGCCTTCAAAAAATTGCTGCAACCGATGCTCCTTGAATAAGTCACCCTGACCCGGCTGGTCGGGCGCTAAAGCCGGGAAAGTGCCGTATCCGGCCAGCAAACAATGCCAGGAAGTGCTATGGAAATGGGTGGCTTCGCGGTGGTTTGCTAAGTGCGCCGCCAGGTCACGGCCCCGGTACCAGGTATCCAGGATTTGTAAGAGTGACTCAGACAAGTGCCGATGGTTTCGGTTGTCCTGCCAGTAGGCGCTATCGTTGCGGGTGTTGAGTTTGTAATGCGCCACGATATAGTCACGTACATTGTCAAATTGCGCAGTCACCTGCTGATTGTAGGTACCGCTTTGCTGCGCCTTTAAACCACTGTGCTGATATTGATCGCAAAACAGCCGCGCGGACTGATACACCAGGTGCAGCGCCGTGGCCTCGAGCGGCTCAATAAAGCCTTGGGCTAATCCCAGGGCCACACAGTTTTTCGACCAGTGCTGTGCTACCTGTCCTATCTGCATCGACAGATGCTGCACCTGGGCGTCGTCGGTCACTCCCAGGTAGCGCCGAAACTCCTGCTCAGCGGCTTCTTGCGTCTGATAGGCATCGCTGTAGACATAGCCATTGCCGGTGCGGCTGTGTAACGGAATCTGCCAGGCCCAGCCATTACTTAAAGCGGTGGCTTTGGTTTCCACCGGCAGCGGCGCTTTGGTGTCGGTGGCCAGTACCATGGCTTTATTATTAAAAAGGTTATCGGCAAACGAAACAAAGGGCACTGCCAATGCTTGTTGTAACAGTAATGAGCGAAACCCGGTGCAGTCGACAAACATATCGCCGCTGTAATGCTGACCACTGGCATCGATCAGTGTGCTCAGGCTACCATCAGGGTGGGTGTCCACCCCTGCAATTCTGGCATCAACATGACGCACTCCCAGTTGCTGCGCATGTTTTTTTAAAAACTGGCCCAGCCGGGCTGAGTCAAAATGATAGCCGTATTCCATTCGAAACGGAAAATTGGGAGGCGTAACCGGAGCACAATGTGCTTGTGCCAGGTAGCTATTAAACAAAAACTTGTCGGGATGGGTGGTGACATCCAGGCCCAGGCGCCGGGTCTGGCAATTCACTTCAAACGGGCGCTGCGAAAAGGTATCAAGCTGAGAGATAAACGGATGCCGATAACTGGGCACGCCTGACGCCGGACTCCAGTTGCAAAACTCAATCCCCACTTTATAGGTGGCGCTGCACTGTGGCATCCAGGTCTCATCGGCAATGCCCAGTTCAGCAAAAAACTGTTTCAGACTCGGCGTAGAGCCTTCGCCTACGCCGATGGTGGCAATATCAGAGGACTCTATTAAGGTGATCACCACGGGCAGAGATTTGAAGCGGTGGGCCATGAGTGCGGCGGCCATCCAGCCGGCGGTGCCGCCGCCGGCAATAATAATACGCTGCGGCGAATTCATGAGGCCGCCGTAAACCGGGCCAGAAACTCATCGTGACTCAGCATTTGTTCAATGGGTTGCTGTTTTGCGTGATAAATTTTTTGCATCAATGCCAGAATCGCCTCATCGGAATACGCATCGGCACTTGGATGATAACTGGCCGGAGTGATCCCCTGGCCCATCATTACCTGAACCCAGGAAGCATCACGAAAAATATCATTGGCTTCGTTGAAGATGGTCGCCGAGTCTTTGAATGCTGCGATTTTTTGTTCAAGCCGGTGGGGCAGGGCCAGGCGACGCATATCCTGCCAAAAGTCGGAATCGGTGCGCTCATTTTGATAGTAGTGCAAAATAATAAAGTCGCGAATGGTTTCAAATTCTTCTTTTGAATCGCGATTGTAAAGCGCCTGCGACGAGGCCAGAATGTCATCCTTGGGAAACAGTTTTAGCAGACGGACAATACCCGACTGGATAAGGTGAATGCTGGTGGACTCCAGTGGCTCCAGAAAACCACTGGAAAGACCAATACCCACAACATTTTTTGCCCACTGCTGTTCGGCCCGTCCGGTTTTAAAGCGAATGGTGCGCGGCGTGTCCAGCGCCTCGGTTTCCAGATTGCCCATCAGCATGTCGTGGGCATTATCGTCACTAAGATACTGCGAAGAGTACACCAGACCATTGCCATTACGATGGGTCAGCGGGATCCGCCATTGCCAGCCTGTCTGGCGAGCAATGCTGCGCGTATAGGGCAGGGTGGTATCGTGGCGCTGGGAAGGTACCGCCAGCGCGCTGTCGGCGCATAGCCAGTGCGACCAGTCTTCATAGCCAACCCCCAGTGCCTGTTGCAGCAATAGCCCCCGCATACCAGTGCAGTCGATAAATAAATCGCCTTTAAGCTGTCTGCCATCGCTTAATTGCAAGGCTTCAATAAAGCCGGTCTGCGCATTTTGAGCAATGTGAGCAATAGTGCCCTCGGTGCGCTTTACCCCTGACTGCTCGGCCAAACGGCGTAAAAACTGGCCATACAGTGAGGAGTCAAAGTGGTAGGCGTAGCCCATGGAGTAGACCGGGTTTTCAGTCTGAATTTTGTTGAACTTACCGGCCTGACAGCTTAAGTAATTTAAATCAAAGTCCCACAGCGATTGCTGGAGGCCAGCTTTCTTTGCTCGCAGCCAAAAATGCTGGAACCCACAAAATCCTAAAGTGGCCCCCGGGGCGCCGAAGGTATGCAGGTAGCTTTCGCCCGGCACACGCCAGTTCTCGAATGAAATCGCCAGCTTGATGGTGCCATTGGTTTCCCGTAAGAATGTTTTTTCATCCAGACCTAAAAACTGATTAAATGTCTGAATGGGAGGAATGGTAGCTTCACCGACACCGATGGTGCCAATATCTGCCGACTCAACCAGCTCTATTTCCAGATGAGGCAGTACTTTCTTAAGTAAGGCTGCGCTCATCCATCCGGCGGTACCGCCACCGGCGATAACAACCTTGCGAATGGGAGAAGACATACAAATTCCTTAATTTTTACAGCAGTTTGCCCAGCGTGTGACTGTAGATAAAAACGCGTCAAAAGCAAAGCAAAAAAGAGGTCTCCATCAGACCACAGAGGATCTGATGGAGAGACAGGCAGGGTTAATAGAACGAGTAGTTCAGGTTGAGCAGGTAAGAAGGCCCGAACTCACGGCGCAGTGTCACCAGGCCGTTGCTATCGCGGGTTTCTTCCAATTCGTCAGTCAGGTTCTGGCCTTGCAATGACACGCGTAAGCCTTCCAGATACTGAATGCCGCTGTCAGCAAAGTCATAGCTGATTTGGGCATCGACCTGGGTGATGGCATCACGGGTAGCGGCATCAATTTTATTCGAGCCGCCACGCTGATAGGTCAAAAACTCTGAACGATCAGTAGCAGCAACCCGAACCTCAAAGCCGCCATTTTCATAGTAGGCGGTGACTGAGTAGACCCGGTCAGACTGACCCGGAATCGCGGTGCCATCTTCTAACTCGCCATCGATAAAGGTGGCAGAACCGGCCAGACCAAAGCCCTCCAGAAAATCGGCCACTTTGTTTAGCGGTACCTGAGCGGTCACCTCGGCGCCTTTAACTTCACCTTCCAGGCCATCTTCAAAGAATGAGAAGGTGCCCAGATCCGGCGGCGTCAGATACGTGCCCGGCGCGTATTCAGTGCCATCCGGGCCAACCAGGCCATCACTGCCGACGATACGATCGTGGAAGCCAGGAATAAAGTAGTTGGCGCCATCGTTGGTCGGGTCGTTGGTAAAGTCGATGGTCTGGTTACCATCACGAGTCCAGTTAACCAAATCTTTATAGAATAAGGCCAAAGACACATACCCTTCGTCTTCAAAATAGTTTTCAAACGACAGGTCGAAGTTATTGGCTTCCAGCGGACGCAAACGCGGGTTACCCTGCGATTTGGACCACGGCGTACCATAGGTGTCTACTGCCTCTGGCGTATTAGGAATAGCGATTAAGTTAATGTTTTGGTCGAACTTCACAAACCCAGAGGCTTTCATCTGGTCGATACGGGCTCGACTGATGGTTTTTGATGCAGCAAAACGAACATAGCGTTTTTCATCCAGCTCCACATTCACGTTTAAGCTAGGCAGAAAATGCGAGTAATCATCGTCAATGCTGGTAATACAGCTAGTGTCTATTGCGCCATCATCGTCGGCATCACACACTTTGAAGTTTGAACCTACCACACCGATAAAGCCGGTAGAGCTTTGGTCTGTCTGTACATACTGGGCGCCAAAGTTACCGGTGACAAAGAAGCCGGCCACATCGGTTTCAAAATCAAATTTGGCAAACAGGGTGGTGGTTTCCTCTTCCACAGTATAGGTATCGCCTAAGCGATCCGGCTCTAACAATCCCGCATCATTAAGGATATATTCGCCATCGTTATAGGGCGCAAAACCATCGTAGGCCACCACCTGGCCCAGACCTGCCCAGGTCAAATCTGCCAGGCCGTTGTACAGGTAGTCTGAAGGAATAGCTGTAGAGTCAGGGTAAGACGATGCGGTGGCAAAAAAGCCTTTGTTGTCTTTGCTCTTAACGCGATCTGAATAGCGGAAGCCGAAATTTACTTCATTGACAATTCCCCAGTCCACCAGACCAAAGGTTTCAAAGCGCACAGTGGTCAGCTCTTCTTCAAAATCTGCAAAGTTTAAGAAGCCATCCTGGGCATTGAAATAGTCGTAGGGTTCGCCATCGGCGCGCAGTACATCGGTTTCAAACTGGTCAGCCAGGTTCGCCAGACCGCCACCCCAGGGCTGCGGCCCGGTCAGCTGCAGTAAGCTGGGGTCAGCAAAAGCTTCTAAGCCGTTGCTGTCGCTAAACATGATGCCATCCGGGCTCATGTTAAAATTACGGGTGCGCTGATCACCGGGTGCCAAGGCGGCGCCATTACGGGCTAAACCGGCATACGACTCACCGCGCAGGTCGCGTTTGCTGGAGTCGCTTTCGGCCACATCCAGTGCCACCGACCAGGAATCGTTCAAATAATATTTTACATTCAGGCCAAAGGTTTGAAGCTCGCCATCCTTTTGCGCCGGGTCGGTACGCAGCACCGGGTTCACATTGGTCTGGATCCCTGACGCGGTAGCACCACTGCCGGTCAATGAGGCGGTGTTCAGTTCAAACGGTTCGATAAAACCGCGAATCACGCCCGAGTCAGAATAATCAATGTCGAGCACATCCACGACGATGTCCCAGTTTTCAGTGGGTCGCCACTGAAAAATACCAGAAATCGTATCGCGCTCCAGAACCCGGCTGATGGCCTGGGTATCCAAGCCAAACGGGATCAGGGCGCCATTATTGTCGCCATAGCCCCAAACCCCGTATTTACGTTCGTTACGCGGCGATTCCGTCGACGCAAGGGCCAGCGCCACCCCAATGGTGTCATCAGCAAACTTTTCGACAAATGATAAGGCGTAGCGATGGCCTTTATTATCAAATTCCGGGTTGTCAGAGTCGTTACCACCGCGCTCTAAGGTGCCGGTCAGCGTCAGCGTTTCCTGAGATGCCAGCGGACGAACGGTTTGCAGGTCAACCGTACCACCGACGCCTTGCACCATTAAGGACGCATCGACGGATTTGTAGATGGTAGCACCGGTCATGATTTCAGCCGGGTACAGGTCAAATTCTACGCCTCGGTTATCACCGATACCAATAAGCTCGCGACCATTTAATGAAGTACCGATAAAATCTTCTTTGAAACCACGAACAGAAATTCCCGAGGTCCGGCCACCGACACGCTCACCGGCCATACCAGGCAAACGCGCCAACGATTCAGCGATAGACGAGTCAGGCAATTTACCGATGTCTTCAGCGGAGATGGCCTCAACAATCGACGAGTTATCCATCTTTACTGCCTGGGCGCGAATTAATGAGCCGCGGATCCCTTTTACCGCGATGACTTCGACATCTTCGTCGGGATTCGGATTTAACTCTTGTTGGGCGTATGCCTGGCTTGCAAATATTGCCGAACTAACGGCAAGGGACAGCATTGCCGGTTTGAACAGTCGTGATTTCTTCATTCTGTGTGCCTTCTCAAATGTGTGAGCCTGTAACTTTGGTATTACATTAGGTTAACAATACCCATTTATCTGAAGCGCCTCAAGCAAAAATTAAGGAAAAACTTAAACAATTAAGATAGGCACAGGAATGCAGGCGCAGACAGTGTTTTGATGTACGCGTTTACATTCTTAAATAGTTTAGTTGGGTGTCTGGAAGCAAGGTGAGGCAGCACTGCCTCGGCAGAAGGGGGGCAGCAAGGTAGAGGCGCCCGACCACGATTCGGGCAGCCGGGTCCGGCATCATGAACTAACCGGAAATGTTGAGCTCTTTAAGTTTGCGGGTAAGCGTATTTCGACCCCATCCCAGATGCTTGGCGGCCTCTTGCTTGTGACCCTGGGTATGATGCAGAGCACGTTCCAGCAGCACTTTTTCAAAGGTGTGGGCTGCGTCAGTCAAAACATTATGTTTATTTGCCTGCAACTGTTCATCGGCCCAGCGGGCCAGCAATTCTGACCACTGCGCAGCATCTTGCGCCTCGGGCTGTATCGGACTTTCCGTATGCAGCTCAGCGGGCAGGTCGGCGGGTAATATTTCCTGGCCACTGGCCATTACAGTCAGCCAGCGACACACATTTTCAAGCTGGCGCACATTACCCGGCCAGGCCAACCGCATCATCGTGCCCTGGGCTGCCTTACTTAAGGCTTTGGTTTCTACTTTTAATTCTTTGGCGGCCAGATGTAAAAAGTGAGTAGCCAGTAGCGGAATGTCTTCCCGGCGCTGCGCCAGTGAGGGGATATGAATACGAATAACATTCAGGCGATGAAACAAATCTTCCCGGAACTGGCCATTACGCACCCGCTGCTCCAGATCCTGGTGGGTCGCCGCGATAATACGCACATCCACGGTGACCGGGTGATGGCCGCCCACCCGATAAAACTGACCCTCGGCCAGCACCCGCAGCAGGCGAGTCTGAACATCCAACGGCATATCGCCGATTTCATCTAAAAACAAGGTGCCGCCATTCGCCTGCTCGAAGCGCCCATGCCGGGTATTCTGTGCGCCGGTAAAAGCGCCTTTTTCGTGACCAAACAGTTCCGACTCCACTAAATCGGCGGGTATCGCCGCCATATTCAAAGCAATAAACGGCTTGGCCGTACGTGGACTATGTTGGTGCAGTGCCTGAGCCACCAACTCTTTTCCCGTGCCCGACTGGCCATTGATCAGCACGCTTATCGATGATCGTGATAAGCGGCCGATAGCCCGAAACACTTCCTGCATGGCCGGCGCTTCGCCAATAATCTGCGAAAGGGGCGGCTGTTCTGGTTGTTGTTGTTGTTGCCGGTTTTGCTCCTGGCGGTGGGCTAATGCCCGTTGGGTCAGCGTGATGGCATCATCAATATCAAAGGGTTTAGGCAAATACTCAAACGCGCCGCTTTGATACGCGTTTACCGCACTGTCTAAGTCTGAATGGGCGGTCATAATAATAACCGGCATATCCGGCTCAATCTGCTGGATCTCCTGCAATAACTCCATGCCATCCATCTGCGGCATCCGAATATCAGAAATGACCACCTGCGGGCGTTCGCCACTGTGTAAATGCAATAACAAGTCTTGTGGCTTTTCAAAGCTCAGGCAGCCAATCTGCGCTGCCTGCAAGGCTTTTTGTAAAACCCAGCGAATGGAGCTGTCATCATCCACAATCCATACCTGTTCACTGCTCATGAATACGACTCCTTGCGTTCAATTGGAAGAAACAACACCACTTCGGTGTGGCCGGGCTGGCTGTCAACGTCGATACGCCCGGCATGATGATGGATCAACGTCTGGGCGATAGACAAACCCAGGCCACTGCCACCACTTTTGCTACTGACCATCGGATAAAACAGGGTATCGCGAATAGCCTCAGGGATACCGGGGCCGTTATCAAGTACGCTGATGCGAGCCACTAACGGATAACGTATGCCCTGGATGGTCATCTGGCGCTCTATTCGGCTGATCAGACAAATTTTTGGGGTGTCAGTTTGGGCCTGACTCAGCGCCTGCACACTGTTGCGAACAATATTGAGTACCGCCTGCTGAATCATATCCGGGTCAATATGAATATCCGGAATGCTCGGGTCATAATCACGAACAAGCGTAATCGGGGTTTCGGCATCCACTTTCATCAGGTTGCGCACCCGTTCCAGGGTCTGATGCAGGTTGCACCATTGTCGCTGGGGCAGGGCATTGGGGCCTAACAGACGATCCACCAGGCTTCGCAGCCGATCTGACTGTTCCACAATCATCTGCGTAAACTCCCGGTGGTCCGGCTGTTCAAGCATTTTTTCCAGAAGCTGGGCGGCGCCGCGAATACCCCCTAACGGATTTTTGATTTCATGGGCCAGTCCCCGCACCAGTTCCCGCGCGGCAAAATGCTGGGCGTTTTGCTGGGTTTCCCGGGAAATACGTTTTTGCTGATCAATTTTACGGACCTCAAATAACAACCGGTGACCGTGCTCGGTTTGCAGGTTGGTAACGGTAAGATCCACCAATACTGAGCGGTTGTCACGAAATGTCAGACTAACTTCATTTTCGGTAAAGTCTTCGGCCCAGCGTAAGGCGGCGCGCAGGCGGGCGCGCTGAATGGTACCAGGCATAAAAAAATCGTAGAGGGGGTGGCCGTAAAGCTGTTTCACGCCGGTGGCAAATAACGCCTCACCGGCCTGATTGACATAGACGATGTTCAGTTCGTTATCCACCATCACTAAGATGGTGTTGAGGTTATCCAGTAATTGAGCCGGGGCGGTTTCGAAACCGGGCATGAGGGTGAAATCTCCTTGCACTAATCTGGTGCATTATAGCGTAAAGACACTGGCGTGTGTCACCTGGCCAGGGGTTTACGTTTTTCACCGGGCATGCTCAGCCCGAATTGTACGAGTCGGCTACTGAGCGGAGCCCTGATTGATAAGGGCCGAGGCCTGATGCATGTAAAAGGTTTGTGTCTTTGACGATGCAAGAGTCTTGCCCTTATTACCCAGTAACTGAATTTGAAAGGTGTGAGCGCCGCGGGGTACGCCTGACAGAGCAAACGAGCCACTGCTATTTTGCTTGATAACCTTATCGTCCAGGGTAAGCTGATAGCGGCCCACAGGTTTGGGAGAGGCGGAAGCGACAATAGACACCTTACCTTTATTATTGCGGATGGTGGCCTCGGGGGCTGGACTGGCAATATTAATGGTGTAACGAACTTTTTTCTGAGGCTGCGGGGTCGGCGCTGCCGGCGCCTTGCCAGGCAAAGTTGGCGTTATATTAGAAGTTTTGGCATCAAAGGTCACCGTTTTACTGTCGGCAGCGGCGGGCGTGTCAGTGAAGACGACTGTGCCATCTTCTTTTTCGACTTTATAAACCTGAGCCGTTACGTGGGGCATATAGCACCAGTTGAAAATAACAAATATGGCGATGCGCAACTTCATGGCGTTGTCCTGATAGTGTAGTGGTACTCATTAATCTTAGTACGAATACTGTCTGGTTCCTATCACATTTGTGTTTAGCGGTATGGCCGGAGCAAACACAAAAAAGCCCGCGGTTAAGCGGGCTTTAATTCTTTATGGCTTACAATCTGTTACAGGCTGTAGTACATATCAAACTCAACAGGATGCGTGGTCATACGCAGCTTGGTCACATCTTCAGATTTAAGATCGATGTAGGCATCAATCATATCATCGGTCATAACGCCGCCGGCTTTCAGGAATTCACGGTCATTGTCCAGTGCTTCCAGCGCCATTTCAAATGAACTCGCTACCGTGGGAATATCCTTAGCTTCTTCTGCTGGCAGATCATATAAGTCTTTATCCATAGCATCGCCAGGATGGATCTTGTTTTTGATGCCGTCCAGACCGGCCATCAGCAGCGCTGAGAACGCCAGGTACGGGTTCGCGGTTGGATCCGGGAAGCGTACTTCAATACGACGTGCTTTATCGCTGGTCACATAGGGAATACGAATCGATGCCGAGCGGTTACGCGCTGAATAAGCCAGCATAACCGGGGCTTCAAATCCAGGTACCAGACGCTTGTACGAGTTGGTTGACGCATTGGTAAACGCATTCAGGGCACGGGCGTGCTTGATGATACCGCCAATGTAATACAGCGCTTCTTCAGACAGACCTGCATATTTGTCACCAGCGAAGACATTCTTACCATCTTTGGCGATGGACATGTGAACGTGCATTCCCGAGCCGTTATCCCCAACCAATGGTTTTGGCATAAAGGTTGCGGTTTGCCCGTAAGCATGTGCCACATTGTGTACTACGTACTTGTAGATTTGCAGCTCATCGGCTTTTTTCACCAGAGTATTAAACTCACAGGCAATTTCGTTTTGACCGGCAGTGGCGACTTCGTGGTGATGTGCTTCGATAGTCAGGCCCATCTCTTCCATTACCAGACACATCGCCGCGCGGGTATCGTGGCTTGAGTCTACCGGGGGTACCGGGAAATAACCGCCCTTTACACCAGGACGGTGACCCATGTTGCCACCTTCAAAGTCGGCCCCGGAATTCCATTTGGCTTCAGAAGAATCGATTTTGTAAAATGAACCGGAAATGTCGGTATGGAACCGAACATCATCAAACAGGAAAAACTCCGGCTCAGGACCGAAAAAGGCCGTATCGCCAATACCGGTGGATTTCAGGTATTCTTCGGCGCGATATGCCACAGAACGTGGGTCACGCTCATACCCTTCCATCGTCATTGGTTCAACGATATTACAGCGCACATTAATTTGGGTTTCTTCTGCAAAAGGGTCCAGAACCACAGAATCGGCATCCGGCATCAATACCATGTCTGATTCGTTAATTCCTTTCCAGCCGGCAATTGAAGAGCCATCAAACATTTTGCCTTCTTCAAAAAACTCTTCGTCAACCTGAGCCGCAGGAATAGAAACATGTTGTTCCTTGCCTGCTGTATCGGTGAAGCGCATATCGATAAATTTTGCTTCACTTTCTTCAATCAGCTCTAATGCCTTTTCTATTGACATCGTTTCCTCCAGGTATAGATGTAAAAATGCAGGGCCGGATAAATTACCCTGTCAGTATTGATAAAAAGACCTAGCGATATTCGTGCCAGTAATCTAAGGCCTGAATAACACGGGATACAAGCAAGTTACGCAACACTTACAAATTCGGATTGCACCAAATTGGAGCATTGCGGCGCTATCTTGGTGCATAACAGCT harbors:
- a CDS encoding type 2 periplasmic-binding domain-containing protein: MAEFDDSALLKLFGSQGFGVFCAPSCIAAHVEQHYQGACIGQVSELNEQFFALTRQNQRDIVLPATLLPKPGGYWRQALTNWPAWLARWSCHD
- a CDS encoding tryptophan halogenase family protein, whose protein sequence is MSSPIRKVVIAGGGTAGWMSAALLKKVLPHLEIELVESADIGTIGVGEATIPPIQTFNQFLGLDEKTFLRETNGTIKLAISFENWRVPGESYLHTFGAPGATLGFCGFQHFWLRAKKAGLQQSLWDFDLNYLSCQAGKFNKIQTENPVYSMGYAYHFDSSLYGQFLRRLAEQSGVKRTEGTIAHIAQNAQTGFIEALQLSDGRQLKGDLFIDCTGMRGLLLQQALGVGYEDWSHWLCADSALAVPSQRHDTTLPYTRSIARQTGWQWRIPLTHRNGNGLVYSSQYLSDDNAHDMLMGNLETEALDTPRTIRFKTGRAEQQWAKNVVGIGLSSGFLEPLESTSIHLIQSGIVRLLKLFPKDDILASSQALYNRDSKEEFETIRDFIILHYYQNERTDSDFWQDMRRLALPHRLEQKIAAFKDSATIFNEANDIFRDASWVQVMMGQGITPASYHPSADAYSDEAILALMQKIYHAKQQPIEQMLSHDEFLARFTAAS
- a CDS encoding 1-acylglycerol-3-phosphate O-acyltransferase, whose translation is MLALIRLPVLLISFILINLVVFVVCICRPFHRNNVHFAGSAYAMLAPILGLKVVVRPSPAIDLNQAYVYVANHQNTYDIITICKAALPGVVTVGKKSLKWIPIFGQIYWLSGNIMIDRKNSGRARDTLAQAGKKIQQRRTSVWVFPEGTRSNGRGMLPFKSGAFRLAKTVNEPVVMVTASNLHKKVNWNRWNNGVVLIEMSAPEPLTEDKNIKQWTDYFYQQMKEKQVELDRQVAEMEKKR
- a CDS encoding tryptophan halogenase family protein, whose translation is MNSPQRIIIAGGGTAGWMAAALMAHRFKSLPVVITLIESSDIATIGVGEGSTPSLKQFFAELGIADETWMPQCSATYKVGIEFCNWSPASGVPSYRHPFISQLDTFSQRPFEVNCQTRRLGLDVTTHPDKFLFNSYLAQAHCAPVTPPNFPFRMEYGYHFDSARLGQFLKKHAQQLGVRHVDARIAGVDTHPDGSLSTLIDASGQHYSGDMFVDCTGFRSLLLQQALAVPFVSFADNLFNNKAMVLATDTKAPLPVETKATALSNGWAWQIPLHSRTGNGYVYSDAYQTQEAAEQEFRRYLGVTDDAQVQHLSMQIGQVAQHWSKNCVALGLAQGFIEPLEATALHLVYQSARLFCDQYQHSGLKAQQSGTYNQQVTAQFDNVRDYIVAHYKLNTRNDSAYWQDNRNHRHLSESLLQILDTWYRGRDLAAHLANHREATHFHSTSWHCLLAGYGTFPALAPDQPGQGDLFKEHRLQQFFEGCLLNFKT
- a CDS encoding HD-GYP domain-containing protein; its protein translation is MQTFVPEELEDDILTDLMEEINELYEASEQTLIKLELRPADNELQRSLFRSIHTIKGDLGLVNFGPMIPLLQHVEDLLDYLRKGEVNYTSTMSDLVLLTMDRVKHFVQEVMSKGIASYDDSLHTKLVTAISRVLPSNQHEHDQLLTDAVLLLNPESGNASAHKHSLSGAPDAPPATLANTGIPKGLSAEQHMDMLFFREMMKTIEHRSNYWGGRGDRIAKLALYINHLAGKPINDDQLAVACYVHDFGMAFMPLHILNKTESYTDNEFNLMRSHVYKSARLLEHLDQWDHARKIVMQHHERPDGSGYPLGIKEHDICAGARLLAILDTYDALTQPRAHNKTAPMSKKEAVIHMNRNAKGQFSAEWMRHFNHGMTILLTKQAS